A portion of the Pleuronectes platessa chromosome 15, fPlePla1.1, whole genome shotgun sequence genome contains these proteins:
- the nrg2a gene encoding neuregulin 2a isoform X3 → MTESKKKDRKGRKKGGKKGQKEKEADPTKVAAPKLKPMRNPIIVDEGKRLTVKCEATGNPLPTYRWFKDGTELKKNKKVKIRNSPKNSRVQISKAQLEDSGNYTCVVENPLGKENSTGTVNVQSITTTQSPGSGHTRRCNDTEKAYCVNGGDCYFIDGVNQLSCKCPNDFTGDRCQTYVMASFYQAEELYQKRVLTITGICVALLVVGIVCVVAYCKTKKQRKKMHNHLRQNMCPEHPNRNLANGPNHPGPGPEEIPMVDYISKNVPATERVIRPATEGSFPASHASSRSHNSSTRAHSSTHRHEERTWSLERSDSILSDSPGMMSSSVGTSKCSSPACMEARARRAAHCGYPDPHRPGLQYGESFDSLGDSPHSERYVSALTTPAHLSPVDFHYSLPPQVPTFQITSPNTSHALSLPPAVHNPYPLEDDQPLLRRYQVPLHDAQCQEPYRQQRRTYLNDSRGSLPASPYRLAEEEDYETTQEYLSSRGEQPKRSGSGGAGSRRWRRSRLNGHVAPRGYEASRDYGSRSCLTDSESEEDGESTPFLSMQNMNAEPSTIYRPVDSRTSHSSGRHSAHGNMHTRLTHSRSKPDNTPH, encoded by the exons ttGCGGCTCCCAAGTTAAAACCGATGAGGAATCCAATAATAGTGGACGAGGGGAAACGGCTCACAGTAAAGTGTGAGGCCACAGGGAACCCTCTCCCCACCTACAGATGGTTCAAAGATGGCACCgagctgaagaaaaacaaaaaagtcaaaatacggAACAGCCC GAAAAACTCCAGAGTCCAGATCAGCAAAGCTCAACTGGAGGATTCTGGGAATTACACATGTGTGGTGGAGAACCCGCTGGGAAAGGAGAACTCCACTGGCACCGTAAACGTCCAAAGCA TCACCACAACGCAATCTCCAGGCTCAGGCCACACCAGAAGATGCAACGACACAGAGAAGGCTTACTGTGTGAATGGCGGCGACTGTTACTTCATCGATGGTGTAAATCAGCTCTCCTGCAA GTGTCCAAATGACTTTACTGGTGATCGCTGTCAAACCTACGTTATGGCCAGTTTCTACC AGGCTGAGGAACTCTACCAGAAAAGAGTCCTGACAATCACGGGTATTTGTGTGGCTTTGCTGGTCGTGGGCATCGTGTGTGTGGTTGCCTACTGTAAAACCAA gaaacaaagaaagaagatGCACAATCATCTGCGACAGAACATGTGTCCAGAGCATCCCAATCGTAACCTAGCGAACGGACCCAATCACCCCGGACCAGGCCCAGAGGAAATCCCCATGGTAGAC TACATATCAAAGAATGTCCCTGCAACTGAGCGAGTCATACGGCCTGCCACAGAGGGGTCCTTCCCTGCCAGCCATGCCTCTTCAAGATCTCACAACTCTTCCACACGCGCCCATTCATCAACTCACAG ACACGAGGAGCGGACATGGAGCCTGGAACGCTCGGACAGCATCCTGTCTGACTCGCCGGGAATGATGTCATCTTCCGTGGGGACCAGTAAATGCAGCAGTCCCGCGTGCATGGAGGCCCGGGCACGGCGCGCTGCACACTGTGGCTACCCTGACCCCCACCGGCCGGGCCTGCAGTACGGGGAATCCTTCGACTCGCTGGGGGACTCTCCGCACAGTGAAAG ATACGTGTCAGCCCTGACGACACCAGCCCACCTCTCGCCAGTGGATTTCCATTACTCATTGCCCCCACAGGTGCCTACCTTCCAGATCACATCCCCCAATACCAGCCATGCGttgtctctccctcctgctgtcCACAACCCCTACCCTCTGGAGGACGACCAGCCGCTGCTGCGCCGCTACCAGGTGCCCCTACACGATGCCCAGTGCCAGGAGCCTTACCGCCAGCAGCGTCGCACTTATCTTAATGACAGCAGGGGGAGCCTGCCCGCCAGCCCCTACCGGCTGGCTGAGGAAGAAGACTATGAGACCACCCAGGAGTATCTCTCCTCTCGAGGGGAGCAACCAAAGAGAAGTGGGTCCGGTGGAGCTGGTAGCCGGCGCTGGAGGAGATCCAGATTGAACGGCCATGTGGCCCCACGTGGATATGAGGCATCCCGGGACTATGGGTCTCGAAGCTGCCTAACGGATAGTGAGTCAGAGGAAGACGGTGAGAGCACGCCCTTCCTCAGTATGCAGAATATGAATGCTGAGCCCTCCACCATCTACAGGCCGGTGGACAGTCGGACTTCTCACTCGTCGGGGCGGCACAGTGCGCATGGGAACATGCATACAAGACTTACACACTCACGCTCCAAACCGGACAATACACCCCATTAA
- the nrg2a gene encoding neuregulin 2a isoform X1, whose translation MTESKKKDRKGRKKGGKKGQKEKEADPTKVAAPKLKPMRNPIIVDEGKRLTVKCEATGNPLPTYRWFKDGTELKKNKKVKIRNSPKNSRVQISKAQLEDSGNYTCVVENPLGKENSTGTVNVQSITTTQSPGSGHTRRCNDTEKAYCVNGGDCYFIDGVNQLSCKCPNDFTGDRCQTYVMASFYQHLGIEFMEAEELYQKRVLTITGICVALLVVGIVCVVAYCKTKKQRKKMHNHLRQNMCPEHPNRNLANGPNHPGPGPEEIPMVDYISKNVPATERVIRPATEGSFPASHASSRSHNSSTRAHSSTHRHEERTWSLERSDSILSDSPGMMSSSVGTSKCSSPACMEARARRAAHCGYPDPHRPGLQYGESFDSLGDSPHSERYVSALTTPAHLSPVDFHYSLPPQVPTFQITSPNTSHALSLPPAVHNPYPLEDDQPLLRRYQVPLHDAQCQEPYRQQRRTYLNDSRGSLPASPYRLAEEEDYETTQEYLSSRGEQPKRSGSGGAGSRRWRRSRLNGHVAPRGYEASRDYGSRSCLTDSESEEDGESTPFLSMQNMNAEPSTIYRPVDSRTSHSSGRHSAHGNMHTRLTHSRSKPDNTPH comes from the exons ttGCGGCTCCCAAGTTAAAACCGATGAGGAATCCAATAATAGTGGACGAGGGGAAACGGCTCACAGTAAAGTGTGAGGCCACAGGGAACCCTCTCCCCACCTACAGATGGTTCAAAGATGGCACCgagctgaagaaaaacaaaaaagtcaaaatacggAACAGCCC GAAAAACTCCAGAGTCCAGATCAGCAAAGCTCAACTGGAGGATTCTGGGAATTACACATGTGTGGTGGAGAACCCGCTGGGAAAGGAGAACTCCACTGGCACCGTAAACGTCCAAAGCA TCACCACAACGCAATCTCCAGGCTCAGGCCACACCAGAAGATGCAACGACACAGAGAAGGCTTACTGTGTGAATGGCGGCGACTGTTACTTCATCGATGGTGTAAATCAGCTCTCCTGCAA GTGTCCAAATGACTTTACTGGTGATCGCTGTCAAACCTACGTTATGGCCAGTTTCTACC AGCATCTTGGGATTGAATTTATGG AGGCTGAGGAACTCTACCAGAAAAGAGTCCTGACAATCACGGGTATTTGTGTGGCTTTGCTGGTCGTGGGCATCGTGTGTGTGGTTGCCTACTGTAAAACCAA gaaacaaagaaagaagatGCACAATCATCTGCGACAGAACATGTGTCCAGAGCATCCCAATCGTAACCTAGCGAACGGACCCAATCACCCCGGACCAGGCCCAGAGGAAATCCCCATGGTAGAC TACATATCAAAGAATGTCCCTGCAACTGAGCGAGTCATACGGCCTGCCACAGAGGGGTCCTTCCCTGCCAGCCATGCCTCTTCAAGATCTCACAACTCTTCCACACGCGCCCATTCATCAACTCACAG ACACGAGGAGCGGACATGGAGCCTGGAACGCTCGGACAGCATCCTGTCTGACTCGCCGGGAATGATGTCATCTTCCGTGGGGACCAGTAAATGCAGCAGTCCCGCGTGCATGGAGGCCCGGGCACGGCGCGCTGCACACTGTGGCTACCCTGACCCCCACCGGCCGGGCCTGCAGTACGGGGAATCCTTCGACTCGCTGGGGGACTCTCCGCACAGTGAAAG ATACGTGTCAGCCCTGACGACACCAGCCCACCTCTCGCCAGTGGATTTCCATTACTCATTGCCCCCACAGGTGCCTACCTTCCAGATCACATCCCCCAATACCAGCCATGCGttgtctctccctcctgctgtcCACAACCCCTACCCTCTGGAGGACGACCAGCCGCTGCTGCGCCGCTACCAGGTGCCCCTACACGATGCCCAGTGCCAGGAGCCTTACCGCCAGCAGCGTCGCACTTATCTTAATGACAGCAGGGGGAGCCTGCCCGCCAGCCCCTACCGGCTGGCTGAGGAAGAAGACTATGAGACCACCCAGGAGTATCTCTCCTCTCGAGGGGAGCAACCAAAGAGAAGTGGGTCCGGTGGAGCTGGTAGCCGGCGCTGGAGGAGATCCAGATTGAACGGCCATGTGGCCCCACGTGGATATGAGGCATCCCGGGACTATGGGTCTCGAAGCTGCCTAACGGATAGTGAGTCAGAGGAAGACGGTGAGAGCACGCCCTTCCTCAGTATGCAGAATATGAATGCTGAGCCCTCCACCATCTACAGGCCGGTGGACAGTCGGACTTCTCACTCGTCGGGGCGGCACAGTGCGCATGGGAACATGCATACAAGACTTACACACTCACGCTCCAAACCGGACAATACACCCCATTAA
- the nrg2a gene encoding neuregulin 2a isoform X2 — MTESKKKDRKGRKKGGKKGQKEKEADPTKVAAPKLKPMRNPIIVDEGKRLTVKCEATGNPLPTYRWFKDGTELKKNKKVKIRNSPKNSRVQISKAQLEDSGNYTCVVENPLGKENSTGTVNVQSITTTQSPGSGHTRRCNDTEKAYCVNGGDCYFIDGVNQLSCKCPGGYFGPRCLQTEPLRLSMPNPKAEELYQKRVLTITGICVALLVVGIVCVVAYCKTKKQRKKMHNHLRQNMCPEHPNRNLANGPNHPGPGPEEIPMVDYISKNVPATERVIRPATEGSFPASHASSRSHNSSTRAHSSTHRHEERTWSLERSDSILSDSPGMMSSSVGTSKCSSPACMEARARRAAHCGYPDPHRPGLQYGESFDSLGDSPHSERYVSALTTPAHLSPVDFHYSLPPQVPTFQITSPNTSHALSLPPAVHNPYPLEDDQPLLRRYQVPLHDAQCQEPYRQQRRTYLNDSRGSLPASPYRLAEEEDYETTQEYLSSRGEQPKRSGSGGAGSRRWRRSRLNGHVAPRGYEASRDYGSRSCLTDSESEEDGESTPFLSMQNMNAEPSTIYRPVDSRTSHSSGRHSAHGNMHTRLTHSRSKPDNTPH, encoded by the exons ttGCGGCTCCCAAGTTAAAACCGATGAGGAATCCAATAATAGTGGACGAGGGGAAACGGCTCACAGTAAAGTGTGAGGCCACAGGGAACCCTCTCCCCACCTACAGATGGTTCAAAGATGGCACCgagctgaagaaaaacaaaaaagtcaaaatacggAACAGCCC GAAAAACTCCAGAGTCCAGATCAGCAAAGCTCAACTGGAGGATTCTGGGAATTACACATGTGTGGTGGAGAACCCGCTGGGAAAGGAGAACTCCACTGGCACCGTAAACGTCCAAAGCA TCACCACAACGCAATCTCCAGGCTCAGGCCACACCAGAAGATGCAACGACACAGAGAAGGCTTACTGTGTGAATGGCGGCGACTGTTACTTCATCGATGGTGTAAATCAGCTCTCCTGCAA ATGTCCGGGTGGATACTTTGGCCCCCGATGCTTACAGACCGAGCCGCTGCGGTTGTCCATGCCCAATCCAA AGGCTGAGGAACTCTACCAGAAAAGAGTCCTGACAATCACGGGTATTTGTGTGGCTTTGCTGGTCGTGGGCATCGTGTGTGTGGTTGCCTACTGTAAAACCAA gaaacaaagaaagaagatGCACAATCATCTGCGACAGAACATGTGTCCAGAGCATCCCAATCGTAACCTAGCGAACGGACCCAATCACCCCGGACCAGGCCCAGAGGAAATCCCCATGGTAGAC TACATATCAAAGAATGTCCCTGCAACTGAGCGAGTCATACGGCCTGCCACAGAGGGGTCCTTCCCTGCCAGCCATGCCTCTTCAAGATCTCACAACTCTTCCACACGCGCCCATTCATCAACTCACAG ACACGAGGAGCGGACATGGAGCCTGGAACGCTCGGACAGCATCCTGTCTGACTCGCCGGGAATGATGTCATCTTCCGTGGGGACCAGTAAATGCAGCAGTCCCGCGTGCATGGAGGCCCGGGCACGGCGCGCTGCACACTGTGGCTACCCTGACCCCCACCGGCCGGGCCTGCAGTACGGGGAATCCTTCGACTCGCTGGGGGACTCTCCGCACAGTGAAAG ATACGTGTCAGCCCTGACGACACCAGCCCACCTCTCGCCAGTGGATTTCCATTACTCATTGCCCCCACAGGTGCCTACCTTCCAGATCACATCCCCCAATACCAGCCATGCGttgtctctccctcctgctgtcCACAACCCCTACCCTCTGGAGGACGACCAGCCGCTGCTGCGCCGCTACCAGGTGCCCCTACACGATGCCCAGTGCCAGGAGCCTTACCGCCAGCAGCGTCGCACTTATCTTAATGACAGCAGGGGGAGCCTGCCCGCCAGCCCCTACCGGCTGGCTGAGGAAGAAGACTATGAGACCACCCAGGAGTATCTCTCCTCTCGAGGGGAGCAACCAAAGAGAAGTGGGTCCGGTGGAGCTGGTAGCCGGCGCTGGAGGAGATCCAGATTGAACGGCCATGTGGCCCCACGTGGATATGAGGCATCCCGGGACTATGGGTCTCGAAGCTGCCTAACGGATAGTGAGTCAGAGGAAGACGGTGAGAGCACGCCCTTCCTCAGTATGCAGAATATGAATGCTGAGCCCTCCACCATCTACAGGCCGGTGGACAGTCGGACTTCTCACTCGTCGGGGCGGCACAGTGCGCATGGGAACATGCATACAAGACTTACACACTCACGCTCCAAACCGGACAATACACCCCATTAA